Below is a window of Ctenopharyngodon idella isolate HZGC_01 chromosome 7, HZGC01, whole genome shotgun sequence DNA.
AATTCAAAACACTCAAAaatcttgtggaaagccttcccagaagagtggaagctgttatagctgcaaaatACATAGACATTAATATGGAATCCCCTTTTGCCTTCaaaactgccttaattcttaatggcatagattcaacaaggtgttggaaacattcctcagatattttggtccatattgacatgatagcatcatGCAGTTGCTACAGATTCGTCAGAACAACCATGATGCCAATCTCCCATTCTACCACATCCCAAAGGAGTTCTATTGGATTGAGAGCAGGTGACTGTGGAGGTCATGTGGATGGGTACACTCTGTGGTCATAATGGGATGGAAATGTCAGCAActatactcaggtaggctgggGTGTTTATGTTGGTACAGTTGGTTAAAAGGAGCCCagagtgtgccaagaaaataccCCCATACCATTACATCACCACCACCAGCCTGAACTGTTGAtgcaaggcaggatggatctgtgcttttatgttatttactatctgaatgtcgcagcagacattgagactcatcagaccagacaaCGTTTTTTGCAATCCTCTATTGTCCAGTTTTGGTGAGCCAGTgcgaattgtagcctcagtttcctgttcttagctgacaggagtggtaCCCGctgtggtcttctgctgctgtagcccatctgcttcaaggttcgatgcggtgtgtgttcagagatgctaTTCTGCATACCTTGGTTATAAAAAGTGAttatcaacaaggcatttttgcCCACAAAACTGCTGCTCACTGGATATTATCTCTTTTTCAGACTATTCCATAGAGATCGTTTCAAAAGTTTCTACAAATACTCAGACCATGCCACGTTCAAaatcacttaaatcacctttctttcccattctgatgctcagtttggaCTTCAGCAAATCATCTTGACCATGACTACATGtgtaaatgcattgagttgctgccatgtgattggctgattagatatttgcgttaACAAGAACAGGTAATAAAGTGGctggtgcgtgtgtgtgtaaatatatattagtatatatataatatatatatatatagtatatatatatatatatatatagtatatataagcAAGTCTTCACAATTGAGTTATAGAATCATTTATTTAACAGATTCATTCAAACCGACTTCTTCAAAAGCAAGTAACCACTGTTTTTATGAATGCAAGAACGATACACCACTCTGTGTTGTGTTGCAACTGTTcagctttgtttgaaactattttcgttgataatattgtgtctaaaatttGTCAATTAACATTAACTTACTGTTCATTgaactgttatatatataaaacaagataaattaaTCTGTGCAAAAAGGGCACTTAACAGAGAACAAAAGGGCATTATTTGCGGTTTATCTCTACATGTCTGTGAGGACGTGCTGCTAAACTAGGGCAGATTTCTCACTAGATATGCATACATATAGAGTACATATAAACCGTCTAATCTGAATTTACAATGTCGTTTTACAGCCAGTTTAAATTAACCATTGATAAGGTTGTTTCCTTATACCACTTTTGCAACATAGAGAAATGTGCTGATTGGAAAAATGTGTcacctacatttttgcaaaactccagAAACGTACATACATATAGGCAGGGCTGGAAATGGCTGAGATTCACTGGGGGGACTCTATgggaaggattttttttttttttttttactttcaatgacttttcagatgtatttaaatataaaatattatataattatataatatgctAACATTAAACAGGCCTATTTCATGTTTCCTCCaaacaatattttcttaattatcaTGCAGACACATGAAAAGTCAGTGAACAACATTTATGAATTGTGTGTGTGGCACAAACATGTTCATTCAACAGAATCTTTGCTTGGAGAAAATTACCAGTTTGATTTTGGCCAAATTAAAGATACATTGTCTAGGAATTTGCATATGTGGTGCATACTGAATTGAACAggtcacaaacattttaaatacatttgtcccCTGAATGTTTTGGATGGCTACCtagaaattataataatattcactCATCCCTTTTCTTAATGGTTAAAAGGGTtgaaaaactttttgttttgaggATGTTACCATAAACatgggttttttttaaaacattgataCCTGAACATGcagttctattttaatattcgCTGAAATAACTTCAACTGCAACCCCCACTCCACCCCCCGCCCCGCAGTCTatttacaaaaaacattaattattttaaatgaattattattattttttttaaatcggtttgaataaatgattcaatgactcaactATAAAGATGTCACTTGTTTCATAGATGAATCAacctttttgaacaaatctttgtATTGAATgagtcaatgacaaatacatttttaacaatcaTTTGTCGCCACGTATACTGGTGGAAGGATGTAATTGAcgcaatctttatttgaagtatcaagttactttcaaacgggtgatttactctattttgttcaCTTCCATTTGGGATGGGGGACTGGTTGTCTTCCTTGGTTGCGAGGAGTTTGGGTTTGCTCCCTCgtgaggtttatttatttgtttgttgctttatttttgcaaaatggtcCACACATGCAAAGTTGGTTGATAACACAACTGCAATAAAGTAACAGCCTATAGTTAACAattacttgtttacaaagtgccaTGGGAAGTCAAATTATCTTTACTTAAAAAGTTCTTATACAACTGAACATGTTAATTCTTGGAATACAGCCAGGTGTTTCCTAATGGGCATATCTGTCATATTAGCAGACACATTTTACACATGAGGAAAACTAATGTTCAATAGTCAATAATTCAAGAAGATCCATGATTCTAACTTGTACTTGGCCTTATGAAAAAGtagttcttgtaattgtttaaccatagTATTTGTTACAATAAGGAAATAATTAAAGCTAGACCATTGATGGCTCCTCATTGCATGCTTAGGGCAATGTtaacttttttctctcttttttaaatctattccCTTAATAGATTATAAATTCTTTAACAAGTTAGTTCAAATGtaccacaataaatacaatagaacgtGATCAATTCTAGGAAAGATGGTCATGAGAAGTTTAAAAAGCTTACAAGATCATGTTTTACCCTCTTTTCATGAGTCTTTTTAGTGGCTGTCTTTAgatcatgtttgactttctccATAGCGTTTTACTACATTCTcaatagaattcaaatgggtttcACATTTTATCATAGGAATGTCTCGCGCAAATCTTATCACACTTTTGGAGCGCGCTGGTGAACGCGCCTGCGGAGATTCGCACGCGGTGCGCCACTCATACTTATAAAAGCTCCGGACGCGcgatttataaaattaattaacagCCTGATTCTATGTTTCGGTGTGGTGGTTAGGGTACCGGCAACATATGAGAAGTGGCGGTACGCAAGACAAAGCGTGGGTACGCTACAGATTAAAGAAGTGCCGGTGCGTACCGGCCCTCTTCGAGCGCTGAGTAAGATCGCTTGGGTGTTTGAATCCAGATTGCGATCTTTTTATGATTAATCATGCAATTTTATTGTGCTATGTTTTTGCTCTGATTCGGTTTCGTTTTCGTAGGCTATTGAGTGAATAAATACAGAAATCTCTTcatttctatataaaaaaaaaaaaaaaaatcgaaccaATTTGAACTGGAACGCCGTCCCCCCTCGAAATTCACTCCCGGGACGCCGTCCCCCCGCGTTACCCCCCATTTCCTCCCCTGCATATAGGAATATATACAATTCGCTACAGCTTCCAGCTGAAATGAGCACTAGTGATAGTAAAATACCaacgtttattttttattttcacacagtCTGGTGTCATCTTAATGGATAAGATGGTGCAGATCCGAAAACCTCTTTGTGTGCTCTTTGAGGGACAGAACCCTCTGTGAGAGCAGGAGGATGTCATGTTAGGTTGCAAAAACCGAAACAAAAAAAGCTGGTTTTAATTGCAGCAGTGCACAAACAGACAGGCATTTATAACTACAACTGGACTTTTGTCTCAAAACCATATAGTTACAGTTGGCCAATAACCTATAAGACTTTCACTAATCTGTGGAGCACAATAGAAGATATATTGACTGTAtgaactgtttttgtttcagaacaaaacattttaataaaagaaacatCCATATTTTAACTATAGTTTCCTCAAGTGGAGCATACGCGCTTTCTTTCTAATAGCATCAGTGTTTGCCTCAAAAAGTTAGTTTGTCATCAAATACTTAAACTGTTCAGCAGCCTTTACAGGTCGTCCCTTGATGAGAATAGGTCTAATAAGTAACTgacactgtctacactggatacagtatacagatgcccATTTAATTTTTGACATACCCTATGCTCTTGAGCTACTcctgacaacaggacaaatggaaaaataaaagaatatttgTTTTGCTGCATCCTGTTTAAACAGCTTTTTTGAatctctgtacagacttcagaaggacCCCAGCATCAGGAACAATTGGATGATTGGtcattactccggtcttcagtgtcacatgatccttcagaaatcattctaatatgctgatttgctgcttaagaaacatttcttattattatcaatgttaaaaacagtattttttttcaggattccttgatgaatagaaagttcaaaagaacaaaatttatctgaaatacaaagcttttgtaacattatacactaccattcaaaagtttggagtcagtaagaatttttattttttgaaaagaaatgaaagaaattaatacttttattcagcaaggacgcattaaatcgatcaaaagtgacagtaaagacatttataatgttatgaaagattatatttcattataaacactgtttttttgaactttctattcatcaaatcctgaaaattgtacacaataaatgtttcttgagcagcaaatcagcatattagaataatttctgaaggatcatgggacactgaagactggagtaatgatgctgaaaattcagctttgccaacacaggaataaatttacattagtattttcaaatagaaaagttattttaaattgtaataatatttcacaatattactgttttttttgtcattttaattaaaaaatgaagccttgatgagcataagagacttcttttaaaaacattaaaaatcttactgatcccaaaatTGTGAACGGCAGTGTATATAGTAtacttgttttttgtgcaaaaaaaaaaaaaaaaaaatctacgtCATGACCTATTTAAACCATTATAGATTATGATATAACATACTGTAATGTCTGTAAACTTTAGTTACTCATAAATCAGCCATTGATaagaaaatgatataaatacacaTCATTTCCTTATGCCACTTTAGACATCAGGAACACAAAAAAACCATTTTCCTCTGCCTCGTTCAAATGGTAAGTTAATATGTTATCTTGTTCAGATAATtgaactgtaaaaaaagattatacagtatatttgatAATTTATTGAATGTAATGAATTGTTTGAAAGAAAAATGTGCTGAATGTGTGAAACAGATTTGTCATCATCTTTTGCTTTTAGTAAACATTCTTCACACAAAAACATGGAACCAAACACATCACAATTTCAAGTTTacatatttcagtgtttttttcttttttctttgtttttttttttttaattatgaagaACTTTTCTCCTTTTGTTTGCAGACTGtctttcttacaaaaatgtttttagggATCCTTCTCAGTCTCTCACTGAGTTTATGGTTCAGTGATGCTAAATCAAGtaagtatttttcattattattatcagtaatCTAGATTATAGATAATTACTTCTGACATGCATTACAGCAAAACCAGTGTTTACTCTATTGATGATCTTTCTACAGCTGGAGCTATGTATGTAATACAAGAAGCAGAAGCACCATGTATTAATATCAGTGATTCCAACAACAACCATGAGCTTGAAAAACTTCTGGGCAGAGTTAAATATGTTGCTCGAAGCTGCAAAGAAATTCTTGACAAATATCATGTTTATGAGGGTatgtcttatttatttatttaatttttttgttatctTAAGCAACAACTCAATTTAGGTGACTCAAGCAATTCTTCTGTTCACACAGATGGCCTGTACTATCTGATCTCATCAAGAGGGGTCCTTTACCAGACGTTCTGTGATATGACCACTGCAGGCGGCGGCTGGACGCTGGTGGCCAGTGTTCACGAAAACAACATGTACGGAAAGTGTACTGTTGGTGATCGCTGGTCTAGTGAGCAGGGCAGCAATGCAAACCGGCCTGATGGTGAAGGGACATGGGCAAACAGAGTCACGTTTGGAACAGCAGAGGCTGCCACAAGTGATGATTATAAGGTGCCTTTTTATTAAATTCAATATCAAAACATGTTTATCTGGAATCTGAATTGACAATTCCTTTCCTTTCTGTCATAGAATCCTGGATACTATGAAATTGCAGCACAGGATATTTCTGTGTGGCATGTTCCTAATAATGTGGATTCGGAACATTGGACCATTGCCTCCATCCTGCGATACCACACTGAAAATCGCTTCTTCAGTCTCTACGGAGGAAACCTTTTCAATTTATTCAAGGTCAGATAAACTCTGACATCAGATTTGAGTTTTAAATATTCACAGAAATATATGAGAAGTATTTAGTAATAACAAAAAActgtttacttgttttaaattcttttttccttttttttttcctatataattttttttttttttttttaaaatgggtGAAAAGCTGAGGTATACATTTAGGAATGAATGCAGAATTTTTCTCTTATCTTCATTTTCCCAGAAATATCCTGTGAAGTATGGAATTGGATCGTGCAAAATTGATAATGGACCTGCTATTTCTGTCGTGTATGATATCGGAAATGCGGATTACAACAAAAACCTGTATGGTCCCAGTATTAGAAGTATGgcaatatttttgttcaataatctttttaaaaagtcaGACAGTCTTAATATTAGTGTACATTATAATTTCTTCAGTGATTGTGTATTATTTACATCATGGCATCATTGTTGAGATCACTGAATATAATGAAAGTGGTGTCAAGCGTGCATGAcagattatatttttttcagtggaacataaatcattaataatttattctGTATTTCTTTTCCAGCGCAATTTGAGCCTGGATTCATCACATTCAGAGTCTTCAATAATGAAAAGGCAGCCATGGCTCTTTGTTCGGCTGTTAAACCAACCGGCTGTGACACTGAATATGTGAGTTATATTCTGGATTACATACAACAACGTTTATGAATGGCATTTGTGACAATGGCAGACCAGAggattttaaaaacagaaacatgaattatgtattttttaaatattcagtgAAATTTTTTAGATGCAACTATATTTTGAGTTGTTATACTTCTGGTTATGCACTTGTTCTTGATCAAGAGAGCTTATGGATAGTTATTAATGTACTcatatttttgcagttctgtATTGGTGGAGGTGGACACTTTCCTGAGGGGGCCCCTAGACAGTGCGGGGACTTTACGGGTTTTGACTGGAGTGGCTATGGTACTCATTCAGGCAACAGTGCTTCCAGAGAGATAACCGAAGCAGCTGTACTTCTTTTTTATCGCTGACACTGAAACTAAAAACACCTGTTTCATTTCCTTCTCTCTTGAGACATATCACATTATCTGATATATCACAATTATGTAACTCTTTACGGCATATCTCCTTTATATTGGTCTGTAATCTAAGAATAAGTGAAGTTTGTTCGGTGGGAATTTTAGGTATACATGTTTAAGTGTTTGTAACTGAGCTGTCAGTTTCTGCTAGTTTTTAAATCCATATCTAGTACGTGTCATGTGTTATATagatgtatgtatgtatctgttcaaaagaaagaaaagtttaaataaatccAGTGGATTTATTTCCACTAATTGAAACATTCATTTATAAACACTCATCCTTTTTCCaaattcttttttatttgatattcatttttattatcttGGACATATATAATAAAGCATTGAAGAAAAGGGGTCCCTGACTACAGTACATCTGCAAATGATAAGGATGTTTCATAGCACTGTAAACACTCAACATCTTTTAACATTAGGGAACATTTGATCAATattcttaattttttaaatgaataaatcataAGTTTGGTTGATGTACTGTATAGGCAGCATACCCTTTCTCAAAGGCTACTTGTTGAGGTGTGAAGCATATCATGTAAGCTAAACTAGGTCTGATGTGTCGCTAGAGATACATTGCAATGCCACAATCTTTATGAAAGCACACATTTGAAACTTGTTTTACAAAGATAAActgtatatttacaaaattcAAGTTTGTATCACTacaatactgtataaaaaagtgcatcaatgtttttaaaaaagtcaaatagtAAATGTCCACCTCTATTGTTATTTGAGATTAAAAAATGAgcatatagaaaaaaaaatgtttatgtataATTATTAAGGGTATTAGAGGAGGAtagttcataaaaatgtaataaagtaCACAACACGGTTCATTTTCTATTCAATAAATTATgaccactgaaaaaaaaaaaaaaaaaaaaaaacagagctaCAAACTCCAGTGcctaatattatattacatataataacAATGGCCATTACAATAAAGTGAGCCAaattttccacttttttttccctccaagATGGCCCATTTTTTCCAGATGTCAAAGAAGAAGCACCAGAACCAAACATGGCTGTTTTATGGAGTTACAGCCCTTTGAGGTTTCTCTTGTATATTTTCCTGTCTCTTGTCAGACACTATATTTGGCCAAGGATCAAATGTATTGACTGCGAGTCCAAAGACCCTGTGAAAAAGTTCTTTCCTTTGAATTCATGTCAAAAGTCAAGCTTTTCTTCTTGAATGCATCTTCCAAAAGTCTCTCTTTTGAACATGTCTCTCAGAAGAACGTCCTTTAAGAGGTTGTGAACATCATGTCATCTGAGGGTTTTGATCTGGAGTGAGAAGAGAGATGGAGACCCATCTATGGGGTTGGCTCAGTAAGCAGTGCAGGCATGATGAGGGTCATTGCAGTGTTTTTCATGGTTGAACAACAGGTCGTCCAGTGCACAGAGCATATCCCTCTCCTTTCTTTATTGCCTCAAGtcctgtttttctctctttctccctttctctctgTTTCAGAGACATCTAATGTTGCTGTTGGTTGGTCCCTGAGATGTAGGCCTGTCTGAACCCTCTTGAGCAGCCTGCGTTATCGCTCTTCCACCATCTTGCCATTAGCCTCATTCTCAGCCTCCTCTTGCCTTTTCTGCCTTTGGAAAAATCCCAACTAGTtgagtgagagaaaaaaaaaaaaaaaaaaaaaaatacaacaaagaaacataaaataagaAAGATATTCAAGATTCAAGaaataatctaaaaaataaataaataaataaataaataaagggcTCAATTTAAGGGGGGGATGGCATCCCTCTTgttgaaaaaaattacaaaaagcaTCCCCCCTGTAAAACCACCATCCCCATTAGATTAGCAGTATTATGCATTAAGTAAAACTTAtgcaaatgaaatattaaaattctctAAATATGATAATAAATGAACTATAAATAACAGAGATTGACCAGTCAGAACTCAATATTATAATGTGCTGAGCTTGCACAGtgtttaagggttagttcacacaaaaatgaaaataatgtcattaattactcaccctcatgtcgtttcacacccgtaagaccttcattcatctttggaacacaaattaagatatttttgataaaatccgatggctcagtgagacctctattgccagcaagacaattaacactttcaggtgcccataaagctactacaaacatatttaaaacagttcatgtgagtacagtgattcaacctttatattataaagcgacgagaatacttttgtgcgccaACCCCAcccccaaaataatgacttttcaacaatatccagtgatgggtgatttcaaaacactgattcgaagctttacgaatcttttgtttcgaatcagtggtttggagcaccaaagtcacgtgatttcagtaaacaaggcttcattacgtcataagtgttttgaaatttcaatggttcttgtgactttggcagtttgatacgcactccgaaccactgatttgaaacaaaagattcgtaaagctttgaagcagtgttttgaaatcgcccatcactagatattgttgaaaagtcgttatttagtttttttggcgcacaaaaagtattctcgtcacttcataatattaaggttgaatcactgtactcacatgaactgatttaaatatgtttttagtagctttctaggcatctgaaagtgttaattgacttgctgtcaatggaggcctcactgagccatcggattttaccaaaaatatcttaatgtgtgttctgaagatgaacgaagctcttacaggtgtggaacgacatgagggtgagtaattaatgacagaatttccatttttggaaCTCTTCACACGCATTATTTGATGTTCTTtaaaaagaagagaacagaaggtATGATATTTCAGTAACACTTCACATTAACgttccctttgtaaagggtttataaaggtgtttattaatgagtaataagtcatttatgaatgcattataaatcattaatattaatattaatattaataataaaaagggCGACTTTAAcgcaatacctgccaaatagtgagccgtttttaactcatatgttataaatgcttaataaatgtatttattcacacCTATTTAACTCAAAAACAGattgatttatttcataatgcaaCAAATATTGACTATCATAATTAGACTGAAGGGTGTTATATTTGTggttttcttattaatatctcatgacTGCCACTTTTCTTACTATGTTGCTTACCAGAAGTTTCTGTCTTACCCATGATACTCTCCAAAAAGGTCATTATACCTATCCGTAGCAgtgtataaaaactgatttcttgtTTATCAAGATGAAattcaaactttattttgaaaataaataatataaattttaatataaattcataataaaaatagtaCTGCTGCATCTAAATCATGCTTCCTCACTGCTCTTCACAACCAACTGTgacaataatgtataatatgcaatgtattctttttattattattagtagtagtaatagtaagctatatactttattatactCTTTCAAGTTCACATCACTATGCGTGTTCTGGCATGTGACAGGAATTGGCGCTAGTGAGCATCCAATAAAGCCTTGCCACTTTTCATGAGAAGAAGTCATGCAGTTAGTAGTACCCGTACTGTTCCAACATGCTCTGAAGTGAAATTTTGTGTTACTGATTTGATGGGTAAGCTAACTGAGGTCAAATCGCAGACTATGTTTTTGTATTATATGTGTAATCGCTGTGTTTGTAGTTATCTTAAACAAATAAGTGTGGCCAAGTGTGGATGGCCAAAGCAAAATACTCAAGTTACGATGGCCTTTATCATGacatcaaaaataattattgaatgCATATTAATATGCTAATGTTCTGTAACGGTGCATTCGgtcattgattcaatgatttactcaactgttaaataaaataatacatatttaggtGCCTTTATTCAGCTTGTATCAAATATATTTGGCTTATAGTTGTGATGCTCATTATCTTTTTTGGAATACGAGATTGTTTCTCTGAATTTTTTAAGTTAGTTTACTTCAGTGAGTTTACTTGCATAAGTCACTTTTCATGAGAAGTCATGCTCAGTAATTTTGTGctgtaaaaaaagtttaaactttttttgtttcaagtttAAAGTTGTTCTTACTGATACATGCAtcaaacaaaatatttcatcagaaaaaaTACTATcttctgtgtgtacattaataattaataaatgcatgtgtgttcactttacattaatgttcactttcacaggttattaatgtttataactcatgaataaatggttcataaGTCTCCAccctacattaaggttcacaggTAACTAATAATTGAAtcaaatttttcattattaatatctcatcaagttatggttattatcttatgttttattttcaaaataaagtttttgttgcatcatgaaataaatcaagaatctgtttttgagttaaataagtgtgaataaatacatttattaagcattcATAACATGACTTAAAAACggctcactatttggcaggtattgcgTTAAAGTCgccctttttattcatgcagttataactgcttattaatgatttataatgcatttataaatgactaagttattactcattaacaaacacctttataaaccctttacaaaggaaaacttaatgtaaagtgttaccaatatttatttgattagtgtTTAAGGACATTCCCCTGACATAACATTAGAAAGAATAACGAACATAGCTAAAGAAGGATCATTGTCAGAGTTGCATTGAAGTGATAATGCACACATGCAAATGTTGGCCAAATGTACGCGTGTTTAATtaggtatttaattaaaaacaactatGAGCTATGATCCAATGACACTGTTTAAATCTGCACAGAATCCATTCAAGCCACAGCTAACAAAGACTGTACCACTAATAGCTCGACATGAGCACTCAAGCCGCCGACCACTAATAGcgggaaaaaaaggaaagaggCACTTTTGACGGAGTTTCTGGCTGTTTCTATTTTCTGTCGCTATTTTCTATccagttatttatttagaaaggaTGCATGCTGTACATGTGTGAAGGACTCAGAGATGATTCTGTGTGAGAGAGGGGAGATGCATTTCATTAAAATCACCCTATTCTTATCGTCTTTCATCTTTACCATCCAACTTTGGAGCCCAGAAAagtgtctgtctgcctgtcaatcaatcaatcaatcaatcaatcaatcaatcaatctatcaatctatctatcagtctgtctgtgtgtgcttATAAATGTATAGGACACATTACCTTCCAAAGTGCCAGGATTAGGAGAGAGAGGAGTAACAGGCCTCCAAGTGTGCTGCCTATGATAATCCAGATGGGAACTCGGTAATCCTCCTCTTTCCTAATCTCTAGGATTATCTGagaaaacacaca
It encodes the following:
- the LOC127516604 gene encoding intelectin-like: MTVFLTKMFLGILLSLSLSLWFSDAKSTGAMYVIQEAEAPCINISDSNNNHELEKLLGRVKYVARSCKEILDKYHVYEDGLYYLISSRGVLYQTFCDMTTAGGGWTLVASVHENNMYGKCTVGDRWSSEQGSNANRPDGEGTWANRVTFGTAEAATSDDYKNPGYYEIAAQDISVWHVPNNVDSEHWTIASILRYHTENRFFSLYGGNLFNLFKKYPVKYGIGSCKIDNGPAISVVYDIGNADYNKNLYGPSIRTQFEPGFITFRVFNNEKAAMALCSAVKPTGCDTEYFCIGGGGHFPEGAPRQCGDFTGFDWSGYGTHSGNSASREITEAAVLLFYR